The following proteins come from a genomic window of Erpetoichthys calabaricus chromosome 18, fErpCal1.3, whole genome shotgun sequence:
- the kbtbd12 gene encoding kelch repeat and BTB domain-containing protein 12 isoform X2, whose product MDCKVKHSLKLLDEINMMKQMDQLTDVVLLAGGTRFPCHRIVLSVFSPYFLAMFTCGLEECRTKEVQLVDTSAESLTVILNFMYNSELELTNSNIQDVTTTAFVFQMEEVLKSCEKYMLDHMDASNCLGIYHFAKQIVAEEMSHQAKKYLYQHFAEVCLHDEILEIEVHQLLSLISSDDLNVSREESILDLVLRWVNHSRDTRSCQLSQLLRQVRLILVNPTFLREALRRNTALLCNSVCYEIITSALDAIDKKNHLGTLQLRYGMETTALLLCIGNNGYGIKSRHGSFADASFCYAPITKRTYFISSPRYGEALGYVSTGVVTEDNDILVAGEAGALKLSRQKAKNVEIYRYRTEGRGCWDHLCSTDYREMYALGAVGNTLYILGGQMKMKNQYLITNSVAKFSMEKNQWRTASPLPVPLACHSVVTLNNRLYVFGGWMPQMDHPDDEPDRLNNRMFQFDPGKDKWTECSPMKFSKYRFSTAVINREIYVLDELARLSDWQTFVL is encoded by the exons ATGGATTGCAAGGTGAAGCACAGCCTGAAATTACTGGATGAAATCAACATGATGAAGCAAATGGACCAACTCACCGATGTGGTCCTATTGGCAGGAGGGACACGGTTTCCCTGTCATAGAATTGTCTTATCTGTATTCAGCCCATACTTTCTGGCAATGTTCACATGTGGGCTTGAGGAGTGCCGGACAAAGGAGGTACAATTAGTTGATACCTCAGCAGAGAGTTTGACGGTAATCTTAAATTTTATGTACAATTCTGAGCTGGAACTCACCAACTCCAATATCCAGGATGTCACCACAACTGCCTTTGTATTCCAGATGGAAGAAGTTTTAAAATCTTGTGAGAAGTACATGCTAGATCATATGGATGCCTCCAACTGTCTTGGCATCTACCATTTTGCCAAACAGATAGTTGCAGAGGAGATGTCACATCAGGCCAAGAAGTACCTTTATCAACATTTTGCTGAAGTCTGCTTGCATGACGAAATATTGGAAATTGAAGTCCATCAACTGTTATCCCTGATCAGTTCTGATGACCTTAATGTTTCACGTGAAGAGAGTATCCTGGATTTAGTCTTACGGTGGGTGAATCACAGTCGGGATACTCGCTCATGCCAACTGTCGCAGCTTCTGAGGCAAGTTCGGCTGATTCTCGTGAACCCCACTTTCCTCAGAGAAGCCCTCAGGAGAAACACGGCCTTGTTATGTAACTCAGTGTGCTATGAAATCATTACAAGTGCGCTGGATGCCATAGACAAGAAAAATCACCTTGGTACGCTACAGTTGCGATATGGGATGGAAACAACAGCACTCCTTCTTTGCATTGGCAACAATGGCTATGGGATTAAATCTAGACATGGAAGTTTTGCAGATGCTAGCTTTTGTTATGCACCCATCACCAAAAGAACATACTTTATATCATCTCCTCGGTATGGAGAAGCCTTGGGATATGTTTCCACTGGAGTAGTGACTGAGGATAATGATATTTTGGTTGCTGGTGAGGCAGGTGCACTTAAGCTTTCAAGACAGAAGGCCAAAAATGTGGAAATTTATAG gTACCGTACAGAAGGTAGAGGCTGCTGGGATCATCTGTGCTCAACTGATTATAGAGAGATGTATGCCTTGGGAGCTGTGGGAAATACTTTGTACATTTTGGGAGggcaaatgaaaatgaagaatcAGTATCTGATCACCAACTCTGTGGCCAAGTTCTCAATGGAGAAAAATCAATGGAGGACTGCCTCGCCTCTGCCTGTCCCATTAGCCTGCCATTCTGTGGTGACTCTCAATAACAGACTCTACGTTTTTGGAGGATGGATGCCACAG ATGGATCACCCCGATGATGAACCAGACCGTCTGAACAATCGCATGTTTCAGTTTGACCCTGGAAAAGACAAGTGGACAGAGTGTAGCCCCATGAAATTTTCCAAGTACCGCTTCAGCACTGCAGTGATCAACCGTGAGATTTACGTCTTGG